One Setaria italica strain Yugu1 chromosome II, Setaria_italica_v2.0, whole genome shotgun sequence DNA segment encodes these proteins:
- the LOC101766044 gene encoding formin-like protein 13, whose product MVRGREVAVSALLAVVVVAGASLLSAEAGADGGGLPRRSLHQPFFPIDSTPPPGSDDSIVPPPPPPTPGAAAAATSSSSKGGGLTNAIAIALATGLVALAVAFYSCFLLRRRRSDGGGGGGAAALRAAKPARAGAAAARVASDVGSSTRHQRSSPPPSSTASDAIYIDPLTTMVEVGRHRPQSPDLRPLALVKQPSPDLRPLPPLRRPATQPPPPPVSTPPMTTTGDSSDDEDQATFYTAPKTAKSSFSRSTSQRSGLEPTAPQPQPPAPAPAPAPTPPPPPQANPPRPARPPPPPPPPRQRLLRPMPTESPPPAVLASLALTNSSEPSAQDRGGENPDGHGGRARPPKPPSLKPLHWDKLRAISGRTTVWDQVNNSDSFRVDEAAMESLFLNKTGGAGNSDQAARKGGAGKQESRLLDPKRLQNVAIMLKALNVTSDDVIGALMHGSGDLGSEFYETLAKMAPTKEEELKLKDYSGDISKLDPAESFLKDVLDVPFAFKRVDALLYRANFDTEVNYLKNSFGTMEAACADLRSSKLFLKLLDAVLKTGNRMNDGTNRGEARAFKLDTLLKLADIKSTDGNTTVLHFVVQEIIRSEGFSSDQTAVVNPVSTSKEQFKKDGLKVLAGLSSELSNVKRAATLEMDTLIGNVSRLETDLEKVKLIMQLKETCPNQGASEKFFEAMDAFLGRSRVEIESVKTAGESALQRVKETTEYFHGDATKEEPHPLRIFMVVSDFLSTLDRVCRDVGRTPERVMMGSGKSFRVSAGTSLPPRRYEPRREPSSSEEDSSSS is encoded by the exons ctccacgccgccgccggggtccGACGACTCgatcgtgccgccgccgccgccgcccacgccgggtgccgcggcggcggcgacgtcgtcctCGTCCAAGGGCGGCGGCTTGACGAACGCCATCGCCATCGCGCTCGCCACGGGCCTCGTCGCGCTCGCGGTGGCCTTCTATTCGTGCTTcctcctgcggcggcgccgctccgacgggggaggcgggggcggtgccgccgccctccgcgccgcgaagccggcgcgcgccggcgccgcggccgcgagggTCGCCAGCGACGTCGGGAGCAGCACGCGGCACCAgaggtcgtcgccgccgccgagctcgacggCGTCCGACGCGATATACATCGACCCGCTCACGACGATGGTGGAGGTGGGCCGGCACCGGCCACAGAGCCCcgacctccgcccgctcgcGCTCGTGAAGCAGCCGAGCCCAGACCTCCGGCCGTTGCCGCCGctgaggcggccggcgacgcagccaccgcccccgccgGTGTCCACGCCGCCGATGACCACCACGGGGGATTCCTCCGATGACGAGGACCAGGCCACGTTCTACACCGCGCCCAAGACCGCCAAGTCCTCGTTCAGCCGGAGCACGAGCCAGCGCAGCGGCCTGGAGCCAACTGCTCCTCAACCTCAACCGCCAGCGCCTgctcccgcgcccgcgcccacaccaccgcctccgccacaAGCGAATCCCCCACGGCctgctcgtccgccgccgcccccaccgccgccgaggCAGAGGCTGCTGCGACCGATGCCCACGGAGTCCCCACCCCCCGCTGTCCTTGCCAGTTTGGCGCTAACCAATTCCTCGGAGCCCTCTGCTCAGGACAGGGGAGGCGAGAATCCCGACGGCCACGGCGGGAGAGCGCGGCCGCCGAAGCCCCCGAGCCTGAAGCCGCTGCACTGGGACAAGCTCCGCGCCATCTCCGGCCGCACCACCGTCTGGGACCAGGTCAACAACTCCGACTCGTTCCG CGTGGACGAGGCGGCAATGGAGAGCTTGTTCCTGAATAAAACTGGCGGCGCAGGGAATTCCGATCAGGCGGCGAGGAAGGGAGGCGCCGGGAAGCAGGAGAGCCGGCTGCTCGATCCGAAGCGGCTGCAGAACGTCGCGATCATGCTCAAGGCGCTCAATGTGACGTCGGATGATGTGATTGGAGCACTCATGCACG GAAGCGGAGATTTGGGGTCTGAGTTCTATGAGACACTAGCTAAGATGGCACCGaccaaagaagaagaattgAAATTAAAAGATTATAGTGGTGACATATCAAAACTTGATCCAGCAGAGAGCTTTCTGAAAGACGTACTTGATGTTCCTTTTGCCTTCAAAAGAGTAGATGCATTGCTGTACAGAGCAAACTTTGATACTGAAGTGAATTATTTAAAGAATTCTTTTGGTACCATGGAG GCAGCCTGTGCAGATTTAAGAAGCAGCAAGCTATTCTTGAAGTTGCTTGATGCAGTTCTCAAGACTGGGAACCGAATGAATGATGGAACTAATCGAGGCGAGGCGAGGGCCTTCAAACTTGACACTCTTCTCAAGCTTGCGGACATCAAGTCGACTGACGGCAACACAACAGTGCTCCATTTCGTGGTACAAGAGATCATCCGATCAGAAGGCTTCAGTTCTGATCAAACAGCAGTGGTAAATCCTGTCAGCACCAGCAAGGAGCAGTTCAAGAAGGACGGCCTGAAAGTGCTTGCTGGGCTCAGCAGTGAGCTCTCAAACGTGAAGAGGGCGGCCACATTGGAGATGGATACGCTGATCGGCAATGTCTCGAGGCTCGAAACCGACCTCGAGAAGGTGAAGCTGATCATGCAGCTCAAGGAGACATGTCCCAATCAGGGTGCAAGCGAGAAGTTCTTCGAGGCGATGGACGCGTTCCTCGGAAGATCTCGGGTGGAGATCGAGAGCGTGAAGACGGCCGGGGAGAGCGCGCTGCAGCGCGTGAAGGAGACCACAGAGTACTTCCACGGCGACGCCACCAAGGAGGAGCCTCATCCGCTGAGGATCTTCATGGTGGTGAGTGACTTCCTGTCGACTCTGGACCGCGTGTGCCGGGACGTTGGCAGGACGCCGGAGAGGGTGATGATGGGGTCCGGCAAGTCGTTCCGCGTCTCGGCGGGCACGTCCTTGCCGCCGCGCCGGTACGAGCCGCGGAGGGAGCCGAGCTCCTCCGAAGAGGACAGCTCGTCGTCTTAA